A genomic region of Zalophus californianus isolate mZalCal1 chromosome 1, mZalCal1.pri.v2, whole genome shotgun sequence contains the following coding sequences:
- the PRKCD gene encoding protein kinase C delta type isoform X3 → MAPFLRIAFTSYELGSLQPTDEASQPFCAVKMKEALSTERGKTLVQKKPTMYPEWKSTFDAHIYEGRVIQIVLMRAAEEPVSEVTVGVSVLAERCKKNNGKAEFWLDLQPQAKVLMSVQYFLEDVDCKQSMRGEDEAKFPTMNRRGAIKQAKIHYIKNHEFIATFFRQPTFCSVCKDFVWGLNKQGYKCRQCNAAIHKKCIDKIIGRCTGTAANSRDTIFQKERFNIDMPHRFKVYNYMSPTFCDHCGSLLWGLVKQGLKCEDCGMNVHHKCQKKVANLCGINQKLLAEALNQRPSRKSETETVGIYQNFERKPGVSGDIVPGEDSGTYGKIWEGSTRCNIENFTFHKVLGKGSFGKVLLAELKSKKEFFAIKALKKDVVLIDDDVECTMVEKRVLALAWENPFLTHLFCTFQTKDHLFFVMEFLNGGDLMYHIQDKGRFELYRATFYAAEIVCGLQFLHSKGIIYRDLKLDNVMLDQDGHIKIADFGMCKENIFGDKRASTFCGTPDYIAPEILQGLKYSFSVDWWSFGVLLYEMLIGQSPFHGDDEDELFESIRVDTPHYPRWITKESKDILEKLLERDTTKRLGVNGNIKIHPFFKTINWTLLEKRAMEPPFKPKVKSPGDYSNFDQEFLNEKARLSYTDKNLIDSMDQTAFAGFSFVNPKFERFLEK, encoded by the exons ATGGCACCGTTCCTGCGCATCGCCTTCACCTCCTAtgagctgggctccctgcagCCCACCGATGAGGCCAGCCAGCCCTTCTGTGCCGTGAAGATGAAAGAGGCGCTCAGCACAG AGCGCGGGAAGACGCTGGTGCAGAAGAAGCCCACCATGTATCCCGAGTGGAAGTCCACATTCGATGCCCACATCTACGAGGGCCGTGTCATCCAGATCGTGCTGATGCGGGCAGCCGAGGAGCCGGTGTCCGAGGTGACGGTGGGCGTGTCGGTGCTGGCAGAGCGCTGCAAGAAGAACAACGGCAAGGCCGAGTTCTGG CTGGACCTGCAACCCCAGGCCAAGGTGTTGATGTCTGTGCAGTATTTCCTGGAAGATGTAG ATTGCAAACAGTCTATGCGTGGTGAAGACGAGGCCAAGTTCCCAACAATGAACCGCCGTGGAGCCATCAAACAGGCCAAAATCCACTACATCAAGAACCACGAGTTTATTGCCACCTTCTTCAGACAGCCCACCTTCTGTTCTGTGTGCAAAGACTTTGTTTG GGGTCTCAACAAGCAAGGCTACAAATGCAGAC AATGCAACGCGGCCATCCACAAGAAATGCATCGACAAGATCATCGGTCGGTGCACAGGCACCGCAGCCAACAGCCGGGACACAATA TTCCAGAAAGAACGTTTCAACATTGACATGCCGCACCGATTCAAGGTTTACAACTACATGAGCCCCACCTTCTGTGACCACTGTGGCAGCCTGCTCTGGGGGCTGGTGAAGCAGGGATTAAAATGTGAAG ACTGTGGCATGAATGTACACCATAAGTGCCAGAAGAAGGTGGCCAACCTCTGCGGCATTAACCAGAAGCTCTTGGCCGAGGCGTTGAACCAA AGACCCTCCCGAAAATCAGAAACAGAGACTGTTGGAATCTACCAGAATTTTGAGAGGAAGCCAGGAGTCTCTGGAGATATTGTCCCAGGTGAAG ACAGCGGGACCTACGGCAAGATCTGGGAGGGCAGCACCAGGTGCAACATTGAGAACTTCACCTTCCACAAGGTCCTGGGCAAAGGCAGCTTTGGAAAG GTGCTGCTCGCAGAGCTGAAGAGCAAAAAGGAGTTCTTTGCTATCAAGGCCCTCAAGAAGGATGTGGTTCTGATTGACGATGATGTGGAGTGCACCATGGTGGAGAAGCGGGTGCTGGCACTCGCCTGGGAGAATCCCTTTCTCACCCACCTCTTCTGCACGTTCCAGACCAAG GACCACCTGTTCTTCGTGATGGAGTTCCTCAATGGGGGGGACCTGATGTACCACATCCAGGACAAAGGCCGCTTCGAGCTCTACCGTGCCAC gttTTATGCAGCCGAGATAGTCTGTGGACTacagtttctgcacagcaaagggatcATTTACAG GGACCTCAAGCTGGACAACGTGATGCTGGACCAGGACGGCCACATCAAGATTGCCGACTTTGGGATGTGCAAAGAGAACATATTTGGGGACAAACGGGCCAGCACCTTCTGCGGCACCCCGGACTACATCGCCCCTGAG atCTTGCAGGGCCTGAAGTACTCATTCTCCGTGGACTGGTGGTCCTTTGGAGTCCTCCTCTATGAGATGCTCATCGGACAGTCCCCCTTCCATGGTGACGATGAGGACGAACTCTTTGAGTCCATCCGTGTGGACACACCACATTATCCCCGCTGGATCACCAAGGAGTCCAAGGACATCCTGGAGAAG CTGCTTGAAAGGGATACAACCAAGAGGCTAGGAGTGAACGGGAACATCAAAATCCACCCCTTCTTCAAGACCATCAACTGGACTCTGCTGGAGAAACGGGCCATGGAGCCGCCCTTCAAGCCCAAAGTG AAGTCCCCTGGAGACTACAGCAACTTTGACCAGGAGTTCCTGAACGAGAAGGCACGCCTCTCCTACACTGACAAGAACCTCATCGACTCCATGGACCAAACAGCATTCGCTGGCTTCTCCTTCGTGAACCCCAAATTTGAGAGATTCCTGGAAAAGTGA
- the PRKCD gene encoding protein kinase C delta type isoform X4, which yields MAPFLRIAFTSYELGSLQPTDEASQPFCAVKMKEALSTERGKTLVQKKPTMYPEWKSTFDAHIYEGRVIQIVLMRAAEEPVSEVTVGVSVLAERCKKNNGKAEFWLDLQPQAKVLMSVQYFLEDVDCKQSMRGEDEAKFPTMNRRGAIKQAKIHYIKNHEFIATFFRQPTFCSVCKDFVWGLNKQGYKCRQCNAAIHKKCIDKIIGRCTGTAANSRDTIFQKERFNIDMPHRFKVYNYMSPTFCDHCGSLLWGLVKQGLKCEDCGMNVHHKCQKKVANLCGINQKLLAEALNQRPSRKSETETVGIYQNFERKPGVSGDIVPDSGTYGKIWEGSTRCNIENFTFHKVLGKGSFGKVLLAELKSKKEFFAIKALKKDVVLIDDDVECTMVEKRVLALAWENPFLTHLFCTFQTKDHLFFVMEFLNGGDLMYHIQDKGRFELYRATFYAAEIVCGLQFLHSKGIIYRDLKLDNVMLDQDGHIKIADFGMCKENIFGDKRASTFCGTPDYIAPEILQGLKYSFSVDWWSFGVLLYEMLIGQSPFHGDDEDELFESIRVDTPHYPRWITKESKDILEKLLERDTTKRLGVNGNIKIHPFFKTINWTLLEKRAMEPPFKPKVKSPGDYSNFDQEFLNEKARLSYTDKNLIDSMDQTAFAGFSFVNPKFERFLEK from the exons ATGGCACCGTTCCTGCGCATCGCCTTCACCTCCTAtgagctgggctccctgcagCCCACCGATGAGGCCAGCCAGCCCTTCTGTGCCGTGAAGATGAAAGAGGCGCTCAGCACAG AGCGCGGGAAGACGCTGGTGCAGAAGAAGCCCACCATGTATCCCGAGTGGAAGTCCACATTCGATGCCCACATCTACGAGGGCCGTGTCATCCAGATCGTGCTGATGCGGGCAGCCGAGGAGCCGGTGTCCGAGGTGACGGTGGGCGTGTCGGTGCTGGCAGAGCGCTGCAAGAAGAACAACGGCAAGGCCGAGTTCTGG CTGGACCTGCAACCCCAGGCCAAGGTGTTGATGTCTGTGCAGTATTTCCTGGAAGATGTAG ATTGCAAACAGTCTATGCGTGGTGAAGACGAGGCCAAGTTCCCAACAATGAACCGCCGTGGAGCCATCAAACAGGCCAAAATCCACTACATCAAGAACCACGAGTTTATTGCCACCTTCTTCAGACAGCCCACCTTCTGTTCTGTGTGCAAAGACTTTGTTTG GGGTCTCAACAAGCAAGGCTACAAATGCAGAC AATGCAACGCGGCCATCCACAAGAAATGCATCGACAAGATCATCGGTCGGTGCACAGGCACCGCAGCCAACAGCCGGGACACAATA TTCCAGAAAGAACGTTTCAACATTGACATGCCGCACCGATTCAAGGTTTACAACTACATGAGCCCCACCTTCTGTGACCACTGTGGCAGCCTGCTCTGGGGGCTGGTGAAGCAGGGATTAAAATGTGAAG ACTGTGGCATGAATGTACACCATAAGTGCCAGAAGAAGGTGGCCAACCTCTGCGGCATTAACCAGAAGCTCTTGGCCGAGGCGTTGAACCAA AGACCCTCCCGAAAATCAGAAACAGAGACTGTTGGAATCTACCAGAATTTTGAGAGGAAGCCAGGAGTCTCTGGAGATATTGTCCCAG ACAGCGGGACCTACGGCAAGATCTGGGAGGGCAGCACCAGGTGCAACATTGAGAACTTCACCTTCCACAAGGTCCTGGGCAAAGGCAGCTTTGGAAAG GTGCTGCTCGCAGAGCTGAAGAGCAAAAAGGAGTTCTTTGCTATCAAGGCCCTCAAGAAGGATGTGGTTCTGATTGACGATGATGTGGAGTGCACCATGGTGGAGAAGCGGGTGCTGGCACTCGCCTGGGAGAATCCCTTTCTCACCCACCTCTTCTGCACGTTCCAGACCAAG GACCACCTGTTCTTCGTGATGGAGTTCCTCAATGGGGGGGACCTGATGTACCACATCCAGGACAAAGGCCGCTTCGAGCTCTACCGTGCCAC gttTTATGCAGCCGAGATAGTCTGTGGACTacagtttctgcacagcaaagggatcATTTACAG GGACCTCAAGCTGGACAACGTGATGCTGGACCAGGACGGCCACATCAAGATTGCCGACTTTGGGATGTGCAAAGAGAACATATTTGGGGACAAACGGGCCAGCACCTTCTGCGGCACCCCGGACTACATCGCCCCTGAG atCTTGCAGGGCCTGAAGTACTCATTCTCCGTGGACTGGTGGTCCTTTGGAGTCCTCCTCTATGAGATGCTCATCGGACAGTCCCCCTTCCATGGTGACGATGAGGACGAACTCTTTGAGTCCATCCGTGTGGACACACCACATTATCCCCGCTGGATCACCAAGGAGTCCAAGGACATCCTGGAGAAG CTGCTTGAAAGGGATACAACCAAGAGGCTAGGAGTGAACGGGAACATCAAAATCCACCCCTTCTTCAAGACCATCAACTGGACTCTGCTGGAGAAACGGGCCATGGAGCCGCCCTTCAAGCCCAAAGTG AAGTCCCCTGGAGACTACAGCAACTTTGACCAGGAGTTCCTGAACGAGAAGGCACGCCTCTCCTACACTGACAAGAACCTCATCGACTCCATGGACCAAACAGCATTCGCTGGCTTCTCCTTCGTGAACCCCAAATTTGAGAGATTCCTGGAAAAGTGA
- the PRKCD gene encoding protein kinase C delta type isoform X2 encodes MAPFLRIAFTSYELGSLQPTDEASQPFCAVKMKEALSTERGKTLVQKKPTMYPEWKSTFDAHIYEGRVIQIVLMRAAEEPVSEVTVGVSVLAERCKKNNGKAEFWLDLQPQAKVLMSVQYFLEDVDCKQSMRGEDEAKFPTMNRRGAIKQAKIHYIKNHEFIATFFRQPTFCSVCKDFVWGLNKQGYKCRQCNAAIHKKCIDKIIGRCTGTAANSRDTIFQKERFNIDMPHRFKVYNYMSPTFCDHCGSLLWGLVKQGLKCEDCGMNVHHKCQKKVANLCGINQKLLAEALNQVSQRPSRKSETETVGIYQNFERKPGVSGDIVPDSGTYGKIWEGSTRCNIENFTFHKVLGKGSFGKVLLAELKSKKEFFAIKALKKDVVLIDDDVECTMVEKRVLALAWENPFLTHLFCTFQTKDHLFFVMEFLNGGDLMYHIQDKGRFELYRATFYAAEIVCGLQFLHSKGIIYRDLKLDNVMLDQDGHIKIADFGMCKENIFGDKRASTFCGTPDYIAPEILQGLKYSFSVDWWSFGVLLYEMLIGQSPFHGDDEDELFESIRVDTPHYPRWITKESKDILEKLLERDTTKRLGVNGNIKIHPFFKTINWTLLEKRAMEPPFKPKVKSPGDYSNFDQEFLNEKARLSYTDKNLIDSMDQTAFAGFSFVNPKFERFLEK; translated from the exons ATGGCACCGTTCCTGCGCATCGCCTTCACCTCCTAtgagctgggctccctgcagCCCACCGATGAGGCCAGCCAGCCCTTCTGTGCCGTGAAGATGAAAGAGGCGCTCAGCACAG AGCGCGGGAAGACGCTGGTGCAGAAGAAGCCCACCATGTATCCCGAGTGGAAGTCCACATTCGATGCCCACATCTACGAGGGCCGTGTCATCCAGATCGTGCTGATGCGGGCAGCCGAGGAGCCGGTGTCCGAGGTGACGGTGGGCGTGTCGGTGCTGGCAGAGCGCTGCAAGAAGAACAACGGCAAGGCCGAGTTCTGG CTGGACCTGCAACCCCAGGCCAAGGTGTTGATGTCTGTGCAGTATTTCCTGGAAGATGTAG ATTGCAAACAGTCTATGCGTGGTGAAGACGAGGCCAAGTTCCCAACAATGAACCGCCGTGGAGCCATCAAACAGGCCAAAATCCACTACATCAAGAACCACGAGTTTATTGCCACCTTCTTCAGACAGCCCACCTTCTGTTCTGTGTGCAAAGACTTTGTTTG GGGTCTCAACAAGCAAGGCTACAAATGCAGAC AATGCAACGCGGCCATCCACAAGAAATGCATCGACAAGATCATCGGTCGGTGCACAGGCACCGCAGCCAACAGCCGGGACACAATA TTCCAGAAAGAACGTTTCAACATTGACATGCCGCACCGATTCAAGGTTTACAACTACATGAGCCCCACCTTCTGTGACCACTGTGGCAGCCTGCTCTGGGGGCTGGTGAAGCAGGGATTAAAATGTGAAG ACTGTGGCATGAATGTACACCATAAGTGCCAGAAGAAGGTGGCCAACCTCTGCGGCATTAACCAGAAGCTCTTGGCCGAGGCGTTGAACCAAGTGAGCCAG AGACCCTCCCGAAAATCAGAAACAGAGACTGTTGGAATCTACCAGAATTTTGAGAGGAAGCCAGGAGTCTCTGGAGATATTGTCCCAG ACAGCGGGACCTACGGCAAGATCTGGGAGGGCAGCACCAGGTGCAACATTGAGAACTTCACCTTCCACAAGGTCCTGGGCAAAGGCAGCTTTGGAAAG GTGCTGCTCGCAGAGCTGAAGAGCAAAAAGGAGTTCTTTGCTATCAAGGCCCTCAAGAAGGATGTGGTTCTGATTGACGATGATGTGGAGTGCACCATGGTGGAGAAGCGGGTGCTGGCACTCGCCTGGGAGAATCCCTTTCTCACCCACCTCTTCTGCACGTTCCAGACCAAG GACCACCTGTTCTTCGTGATGGAGTTCCTCAATGGGGGGGACCTGATGTACCACATCCAGGACAAAGGCCGCTTCGAGCTCTACCGTGCCAC gttTTATGCAGCCGAGATAGTCTGTGGACTacagtttctgcacagcaaagggatcATTTACAG GGACCTCAAGCTGGACAACGTGATGCTGGACCAGGACGGCCACATCAAGATTGCCGACTTTGGGATGTGCAAAGAGAACATATTTGGGGACAAACGGGCCAGCACCTTCTGCGGCACCCCGGACTACATCGCCCCTGAG atCTTGCAGGGCCTGAAGTACTCATTCTCCGTGGACTGGTGGTCCTTTGGAGTCCTCCTCTATGAGATGCTCATCGGACAGTCCCCCTTCCATGGTGACGATGAGGACGAACTCTTTGAGTCCATCCGTGTGGACACACCACATTATCCCCGCTGGATCACCAAGGAGTCCAAGGACATCCTGGAGAAG CTGCTTGAAAGGGATACAACCAAGAGGCTAGGAGTGAACGGGAACATCAAAATCCACCCCTTCTTCAAGACCATCAACTGGACTCTGCTGGAGAAACGGGCCATGGAGCCGCCCTTCAAGCCCAAAGTG AAGTCCCCTGGAGACTACAGCAACTTTGACCAGGAGTTCCTGAACGAGAAGGCACGCCTCTCCTACACTGACAAGAACCTCATCGACTCCATGGACCAAACAGCATTCGCTGGCTTCTCCTTCGTGAACCCCAAATTTGAGAGATTCCTGGAAAAGTGA
- the PRKCD gene encoding protein kinase C delta type isoform X1, translating into MAPFLRIAFTSYELGSLQPTDEASQPFCAVKMKEALSTERGKTLVQKKPTMYPEWKSTFDAHIYEGRVIQIVLMRAAEEPVSEVTVGVSVLAERCKKNNGKAEFWLDLQPQAKVLMSVQYFLEDVDCKQSMRGEDEAKFPTMNRRGAIKQAKIHYIKNHEFIATFFRQPTFCSVCKDFVWGLNKQGYKCRQCNAAIHKKCIDKIIGRCTGTAANSRDTIFQKERFNIDMPHRFKVYNYMSPTFCDHCGSLLWGLVKQGLKCEDCGMNVHHKCQKKVANLCGINQKLLAEALNQVSQRPSRKSETETVGIYQNFERKPGVSGDIVPGEDSGTYGKIWEGSTRCNIENFTFHKVLGKGSFGKVLLAELKSKKEFFAIKALKKDVVLIDDDVECTMVEKRVLALAWENPFLTHLFCTFQTKDHLFFVMEFLNGGDLMYHIQDKGRFELYRATFYAAEIVCGLQFLHSKGIIYRDLKLDNVMLDQDGHIKIADFGMCKENIFGDKRASTFCGTPDYIAPEILQGLKYSFSVDWWSFGVLLYEMLIGQSPFHGDDEDELFESIRVDTPHYPRWITKESKDILEKLLERDTTKRLGVNGNIKIHPFFKTINWTLLEKRAMEPPFKPKVKSPGDYSNFDQEFLNEKARLSYTDKNLIDSMDQTAFAGFSFVNPKFERFLEK; encoded by the exons ATGGCACCGTTCCTGCGCATCGCCTTCACCTCCTAtgagctgggctccctgcagCCCACCGATGAGGCCAGCCAGCCCTTCTGTGCCGTGAAGATGAAAGAGGCGCTCAGCACAG AGCGCGGGAAGACGCTGGTGCAGAAGAAGCCCACCATGTATCCCGAGTGGAAGTCCACATTCGATGCCCACATCTACGAGGGCCGTGTCATCCAGATCGTGCTGATGCGGGCAGCCGAGGAGCCGGTGTCCGAGGTGACGGTGGGCGTGTCGGTGCTGGCAGAGCGCTGCAAGAAGAACAACGGCAAGGCCGAGTTCTGG CTGGACCTGCAACCCCAGGCCAAGGTGTTGATGTCTGTGCAGTATTTCCTGGAAGATGTAG ATTGCAAACAGTCTATGCGTGGTGAAGACGAGGCCAAGTTCCCAACAATGAACCGCCGTGGAGCCATCAAACAGGCCAAAATCCACTACATCAAGAACCACGAGTTTATTGCCACCTTCTTCAGACAGCCCACCTTCTGTTCTGTGTGCAAAGACTTTGTTTG GGGTCTCAACAAGCAAGGCTACAAATGCAGAC AATGCAACGCGGCCATCCACAAGAAATGCATCGACAAGATCATCGGTCGGTGCACAGGCACCGCAGCCAACAGCCGGGACACAATA TTCCAGAAAGAACGTTTCAACATTGACATGCCGCACCGATTCAAGGTTTACAACTACATGAGCCCCACCTTCTGTGACCACTGTGGCAGCCTGCTCTGGGGGCTGGTGAAGCAGGGATTAAAATGTGAAG ACTGTGGCATGAATGTACACCATAAGTGCCAGAAGAAGGTGGCCAACCTCTGCGGCATTAACCAGAAGCTCTTGGCCGAGGCGTTGAACCAAGTGAGCCAG AGACCCTCCCGAAAATCAGAAACAGAGACTGTTGGAATCTACCAGAATTTTGAGAGGAAGCCAGGAGTCTCTGGAGATATTGTCCCAGGTGAAG ACAGCGGGACCTACGGCAAGATCTGGGAGGGCAGCACCAGGTGCAACATTGAGAACTTCACCTTCCACAAGGTCCTGGGCAAAGGCAGCTTTGGAAAG GTGCTGCTCGCAGAGCTGAAGAGCAAAAAGGAGTTCTTTGCTATCAAGGCCCTCAAGAAGGATGTGGTTCTGATTGACGATGATGTGGAGTGCACCATGGTGGAGAAGCGGGTGCTGGCACTCGCCTGGGAGAATCCCTTTCTCACCCACCTCTTCTGCACGTTCCAGACCAAG GACCACCTGTTCTTCGTGATGGAGTTCCTCAATGGGGGGGACCTGATGTACCACATCCAGGACAAAGGCCGCTTCGAGCTCTACCGTGCCAC gttTTATGCAGCCGAGATAGTCTGTGGACTacagtttctgcacagcaaagggatcATTTACAG GGACCTCAAGCTGGACAACGTGATGCTGGACCAGGACGGCCACATCAAGATTGCCGACTTTGGGATGTGCAAAGAGAACATATTTGGGGACAAACGGGCCAGCACCTTCTGCGGCACCCCGGACTACATCGCCCCTGAG atCTTGCAGGGCCTGAAGTACTCATTCTCCGTGGACTGGTGGTCCTTTGGAGTCCTCCTCTATGAGATGCTCATCGGACAGTCCCCCTTCCATGGTGACGATGAGGACGAACTCTTTGAGTCCATCCGTGTGGACACACCACATTATCCCCGCTGGATCACCAAGGAGTCCAAGGACATCCTGGAGAAG CTGCTTGAAAGGGATACAACCAAGAGGCTAGGAGTGAACGGGAACATCAAAATCCACCCCTTCTTCAAGACCATCAACTGGACTCTGCTGGAGAAACGGGCCATGGAGCCGCCCTTCAAGCCCAAAGTG AAGTCCCCTGGAGACTACAGCAACTTTGACCAGGAGTTCCTGAACGAGAAGGCACGCCTCTCCTACACTGACAAGAACCTCATCGACTCCATGGACCAAACAGCATTCGCTGGCTTCTCCTTCGTGAACCCCAAATTTGAGAGATTCCTGGAAAAGTGA